A section of the Saccharomyces paradoxus strain CBS432 chromosome XII sequence genome encodes:
- the INA1 gene encoding Ina1p (similar to YLR413W) has protein sequence MNFKILLPICALLTLTTFLLTIIATAGSTSNYKPITNIFIGDANISKINVTKVMPQVGPILTVLGSALTAPNTTVDSIFGALKAIASTEALSPLLHLLSNAANTSATLSSLTQLAPMALAGSNNATTTAFSALEELLTTSKNTTELLGGFSTLMSSMSANASSTSTSLENTVLTLLVDSTNPIGTTESLITLNNMTTEEKTKLSPVFELFAASKNLTATCDALETIMNSSVPTSTVSSLFSSLKTSIEEGGNATATIIQLGSLVPSTLKPAVQAVITLFDETTSQNTTLTVLSTMIAENITQSSSAKAAMGALTDLLNYTTNQTELLTSVESLALSKEAASSTNQLVALDEILSASANASAVVSLIPTLESQLASNTALLKYVPYLFSLLAASSNPVSSFSSLVNITKWAETNAATFMPMLKILSSAETMTAITPEQLKEMTPSILEYLHIPVMYRLSIFTMCRAHLNKTMYSCSKSHAVQNMDFRSIVYNNIEGSDFKPYMDALDIGKDDLHLDGELQDRQHMYVPAVKAALAMNLMCIITSFFFMVCLLLLSRRSVVSQKLWLGLGFTSCWICIFSGLGSTIFSVILNMMKSGSKKDDYDVIISGSSPFYGLMWSGFVFAVLVFLCIAYCWWTSRKGAAVVEAEKAIQESDSTSRIIEEHESVIDAEKNFAR, from the coding sequence atgaatttcaaaatactCCTCCCGATTTGTGCTTTATTAACACTTACAACATTTCTACTGACCATTATTGCCACTGCGGGTTCTACTTCGAATTATAAACCAATAACGAATATTTTCATCGGTGATGCtaatatatcaaaaattaaCGTTACAAAAGTTATGCCACAGGTTGGCCCAATTTTGACGGTATTAGGCTCTGCTCTAACCGCTCCAAATACAACTGTGGATAGCATATTTGGCGCCCTTAAGGCAATCGCTTCTACCGAGGCCTTGTCTCCTCTACTGCACTTGTTGTCTAACGCTGCTAACACTTCAGCTACACTATCATCTTTGACGCAGCTGGCTCCAATGGCTTTGGCAGGATCCAATAACGCCACTACCACGGCCTTCTCCGCTCTTGAAGAGTTATTGACCACCTCTAAAAACACAACCGAACTCTTGGGTGGTTTTAGCACATTGATGTCATCTATGTCAGCCAATGCTTCTTCTACTTCGACTTCCTTAGAAAACACCGTTCTGACCCTATTAGTGGATTCGACCAATCCTATTGGCACTACTGAGTCTTTGATTACTTTGAATAATATGACCACCGAAGAGAAGACAAAATTATCGCCTGTATTCGAGTTATTTGCAGCTTCCAAGAACCTTACTGCCACATGCGATGCGTTAGAAACCATAATGAACTCCAGCGTTCCAACTTCAACGGTTTCCTCATTGTTTTCTAGTCTAAAAACCAGTATTGAGGAAGGCGGCAATGCCACCGCAACAATTATACAGTTAGGCTCTCTTGTTCCTTCGACTTTGAAACCAGCTGTACAAGCTGTTATCACTCTGTTTGACGAGACTACATCTCAAAATACAACATTAACCGTATTGAGTACTATGATTGCCGAAAACATTACTCAGTCGTCTTCCGCCAAAGCTGCTATGGGTGCTTTGACTGACTTGTTAAATTATACCACGAACCAAACAGAACTTCTAACATCTGTGGAGAGTTTGGCCCTCTCCAAAGAAGCCGCTTCCTCTACTAATCAATTGGTAGCCCTTGACGAAATTCTTTCTGCAAGTGCTAACGCATCCGCAGTCGTCTCCCTGATCCCAACTTTGGAATCCCAATTGGCCAGCAACACCGCATTACTTAAGTACGTGCCATATTTGTTCAGTCTATTAGCTGCATCCAGCAACCCAGTATCAAGTTTCTCATCTTTGGTCAACATCACCAAATGGGCAGAAACTAATGCTGCTACATTTATGCCCAtgctgaaaattttaagcTCTGCTGAAACCATGACGGCGATCACACCAGAACAACTTAAGGAAATGACTCCTTCTATCCTGGAATATTTGCACATCCCTGTTATGTACCGTTTATCCATTTTCACAATGTGCCGTGCTCACTTAAACAAAACAATGTATTCATGTAGTAAGTCGCATGCTGTTCAAAACATGGATTTCAGATCGATTGTTTACAATAATATTGAAGGATCAGACTTTAAACCTTATATGGACGCGTTGGACATCGGTAAAGACGATTTGCATTTAGATGGTGAATTACAAGACAGACAACACATGTATGTTCCAGCAGTAAAAGCTGCTTTGGCCATGAATTTGATGTGCATAATCAcatccttcttcttcatgGTATGCTTGTTGCTACTAAGTAGACGTTCTGTGGTAAGTCAAAAACTATGGTTGGGATTGGGTTTTACTTCCTGTTGGATATGTATTTTCAGCGGGTTGGGTAGCACAATCTTTAGCGTCATCCTTAATATGATGAAATCTGGTTCCAAAAAGGATGATTATGATGTAATTATTTCTGGTTCTTCTCCATTTTATGGTCTAATGTGGTCTGGATTTGTATTTGCCGTCCTTGTGTTTCTCTGCATTGCATACTGCTGGTGGACTAGCAGAAAGGGAGCTGCCGTCGTGGAAGCTGAGAAAGCTATTCAAGAAAGTGATTCTACCTCCAGGATCATTGAAGAACACGAAAGTGTCATtgatgctgaaaaaaactttgcaaggtaa
- the PUN1 gene encoding Pun1p (Plasma membrane protein with a role in cell wall integrity~similar to YLR414C), with protein MRNFFTLFFAAIFSLGALILAIIACAGSTKNYSPINKIYCAELDLSQMKVSTIFPSLSSVTLSSLGLPAYINIGLWSYCTVDSSHNIQSCSSPNGIQKFNLTSLVYDNINDNEALKLIDSVADVVLPEKLRSKMTYYNNLVKCMFITILIGIVLTFVNLVFNILRWIIHIRPLAWGGAFFSFFAFAALLVSIGSCLGTYSYIKYILKHNYSDYGISMSIGRNYQGLMWGAVVGALLNFILWCSVRSRPTVIYANAPIEEKPLI; from the coding sequence ATGAGGAATTTTTTCACGTTATTTTTTGCAGCTATATTTTCGCTGGGGGCACTCATATTGGCGATTATCGCATGCGCAGGATCAACGAAAAACTATAGTCctataaataaaatttaCTGTGCAGAATTGGATCTATCGCAGATGAAGGTATCGACAATATTCCCTTCCTTAAGTTCAGTTACGCTGTCCTCGTTGGGTCTGCCCGCATATATAAACATAGGACTTTGGTCGTACTGTACGGTTGACTCTTCACATAACATACAATCGTGTTCTTCGCCCAACGGtatccaaaaattcaatCTAACGTCATTAGTGTATGACAATATCAACGATAATGAGGCTCTGAAGCTTATAGATTCTGTAGCAGATGTTGTTTTGCCAGAAAAACTCAGGAGTAAAATGACGTACTACAACAATTTGGTCAAGTGTATGTTCATCACCATCCTCATCGGTATTGTCTTGACTTTTGTAAACCTGGTTTTCAACATATTGCGCTGGATCATCCATATAAGGCCGCTAGCGTGGGGTGGtgccttcttttcattctttgcttttgctGCCCTTTTAGTCAGTATAGGTTCATGTTTGGGTACTTATTCATACATCAAATACATCCTAAAGCATAATTATAGTGACTATGGTATTTCAATGAGCATTGGTAGGAACTACCAGGGTTTGATGTGGGGGGCCGTCGTTGGAGCCCTACTGAATTTCATTCTATGGTGTAGTGTGAGATCAAGGCCGACCGTCATATATGCGAATGCTCCAATTGAGGAAAAACCACTGATTTAA
- the VPS36 gene encoding ESCRT-II subunit protein VPS36 (Component of the ESCRT-II complex~similar to YLR417W), whose amino-acid sequence MEHWHYVETTSSGQPLLREGEKDIFIDQSVGLYHGKSKILQRQRGRVFLTSQRIIYIDDAKPTQNSLGLELDDLAYVDYSSGFLTRSPRLILFFKDSSSKDELDKNADTASADIVSTWVCPICMVSNETLGEFTKDTLPAPICINCGVPADYELTKSSINSSNTTDPNTSSGSRSGVNSENICPACTFANHPEIGNCEICGHRLPNASKVRSKLSKLKTFHDSRIHIELEKNSLVRSKSSHSPSSSSLSTASSTEFVQLSFRKSDGVLFSQATERALESILTEKNKHIFNQNVVSVNGVDTRKEPNPHEYNNGMPFIETKLSRIGIASLEKSRENQLLNNDILFNNALTDLNKLMSLATSIERLYKNSNITMKNKTTNFQDESTSSETKTRRPLLILDREKFLNKELFLDEIAREIYEFTLSEFKDLNNDNSNTNYMIITLVDLYAMYNKSMRIGTGLISPMEMREACERFEDLGLNELRLVKVNKRILCLTSEKFDVVKEKLVDLIGDNPGSDLLKLTQILSSNNSESNWTLGILMEVLQNCVNEGDLLIDKQLSGIYYYKNSYWPSHI is encoded by the coding sequence atgGAACACTGGCATTATGTGGAAACTACGTCATCGGGTCAACCTCTACTTCGAGAAGGCGAAAAAGATATCTTCATCGATCAGTCTGTAGGCCTCTACCATGGCAAATCAAAGATTCTGCAAAGACAGAGGGGCAGAGTATTCTTAACATCGCAAAGGATCATTTACATCGATGATGCAAAGCCCACTCAGAACTCGCTTGGGTTGGAATTGGACGACCTAGCATATGTAGACTATTCCTCTGGCTTCTTGACCAGATCACCTCGTTTGATTCTGTTTTTCAAGGACTCCTCCAGTAAGGATGAACTTGATAAAAATGCGGATACAGCAAGTGCCGATATCGTTTCCACGTGGGTCTGCCCCATCTGTATGGTTTCGAACGAAACGCTGGGGGAATTCACCAAGGACACTCTACCTGCGCCCATTTGTATTAATTGCGGTGTGCCAGCGGACTATGAACTCACCAAGTCTTCTATAAATTCTTCTAATACAACAGACCCGAATACAAGCTCAGGTAGTCGATCCGGAGTAAACTCTGAGAATATTTGCCCCGCTTGTACTTTTGCTAATCATCCTGAAATAGGAAATTGTGAGATTTGCGGCCACAGATTGCCTAACGCATCCAAAGTACGATCAAAACTGAGCAAGTTGAAAACCTTTCACGACTCTAGAATCCATATTGagttagaaaaaaattcactGGTTAGAAGCAAGAGCTCGCATTCGCCGTCATCGTCCTCACTTTCTACAGCATCATCCACAGAGTTCGTGCAACTGAGTTTCCGTAAATCTGATGGTGTTTTGTTTTCACAAGCCACAGAGAGAGCTTTGGAAAGTATACTTACTGAGAAGAATAAacatattttcaatcaaaATGTAGTTTCTGTGAATGGTGTAGACACGAGAAAGGAGCCGAACCCCCACGAGTACAATAATGGCATGCCATTCATAGAGACTAAATTGAGCAGAATTGGCATAGCAAGCTTGGAAAAGTCTAGAGAGAACCAGCTTCTGAATAATGATATTCTCTTCAACAATGCGTTGACCGACTTAAATAAGCTGATGTCGTTGGCCACCAGTATCGAGAGATTATACAAAAATAGCAACATAAcgatgaaaaataaaacaacgAACTTCCAGGACGAATCAACCTCAAGTGAAACAAAAACGAGGAGACCGCTATTAATACTTGATAGAGAGAAGTTCCTAAATAAAGAGCTGTTTTTGGATGAAATCGCGAGAGAAATTTACGAGTTCACGCTGTCCGAGTTTAAAGATTTGAACAATGACAATAGCAATACCAACTATATGATCATAACTCTGGTAGACCTATATGCAATGTACAATAAATCTATGCGTATAGGCACAGGCCTAATATCTCCCATGGAAATGAGAGAAGCATGCGAAAGATTTGAGGATCTGGGTTTAAATGAATTGAGATTAGTGAAGGTTAATAAGAGGATTCTATGTTTAACAAGCGAAAAGTTCGACgttgtaaaagaaaagctaGTAGATCTAATTGGTGATAATCCTGGTTCTGATCTCTTAAAATTGACGCAGATTTTGAGTTCCAATAATTCAGAATCAAACTGGACCTTAGGTATCCTTATGGAGGTATTACAAAATTGTGTCAATGAAGGTGATTTACTGATAGACAAGCAACTGAGTGggatttattattataaaaaCTCTTATTGGCCCTCTCATATATAA